The sequence AGCGCATCCTGGCGTGCCACGAGCCCTGGCCCGCACTCGCGATGGACCGCCACTGGAACCTGGTGATGCACAACCGCCTGGTGCCCCTGCTCATGGCCGGTGCTGCGCCCGAGCTGCTGCAAGGCCCGGTGAACGTGTTGCGCCTGAGCCTGCACCCGCAGGGTCTGGCGCCGCGCATCGCCAACCTGCGGCAGTGGCGCGAGCACCTGTTCGAGCGGTTGCGCCAGCAGATCCGCGCCACCGGCGACACGGTGCTGGTCGCGCTGCTGGAAGAGCTCAAGGGCTATCCCGAGGAACCTGGGTCGCCGCCCGTGGACCTGCCGGGCGAGCACCCCGGTGTCCTGATGCCGTTCCAGTTCCACACACCCCACGGCGTGCTGCAGCTGGTGAGCACCACCACCGTGTTCGGTTCGCCGGTGGACATCACGCTGCAAGAGCTGGCGATGGAAACTTTTTTTCCAGCGGATGAGGCCACGGCAACCGCATTGCGAGGGCTGCTGGCCTCCGCCAGCGTTTGATCAGCGGGCCTCGTCTGCAGGCACCGGCGCGGCGGACTCGTGGTTCAGCGGCGGCGGAACCTCATCACCCCCACCCCCACCGGCCGTGCGCCGGCGAAACAACTCGGTGCGCGCGAGCAGGATGGTGGTCACCGGCACCGTGAGCGCCAGGAAAATGATGATGAGCCAGCTGCGCAGCGCGAGCTTGTCGTCTTGCGCCGAGAAGTACACGATGCTGGCCAGCGTGACGCACCACGCGGCGAAGCTGTAGGCCAGCGCGGGCGGGTGCATGCGCTGAAAGAAGGTCTTGAAGCGCACCACGCCCACGCCCGCCGCCAGCGCAAACAGGCCGCTGAGCACCAGCAGCAGCGCCACCGGGATCTCGATCCACCACGCCAGGTTGCCGCTCATTCGATCACCTCGCCGCGCAACAAAAACTTGGCCATGGCCGCCGAGCCGATGAAGCCGAACACGGCGATCAGCAGCGCGGCCTCGAAGTACATGGAGCTGCGGTAGCGGATGGCCAGCACCATCATCATGAGCATGGCCAGCGTGCAGATGAGGTCCATGGCGAGCACCCGGTCTTGGGCCGAGGGGCCGCGCAGCAGGCGCACCAGCGCCAGGCCCATGGCCAGCGCAAAACAGGCCTGCGCAAAGACGATCGCGCCGTACAGCAGCGGGCTCATTCGAATATCTCCATCAACGGCCGCTCGTAGCGGTGTTTGATCAGGTCGATCTCGGCCTGCGCGTCGTCCAGGTCGAACATGTGGACCAGCAAGGCACTGCGGTCCAGCGCGAGCTCGGACCAGATGGTGCCGGGAATCACACACATGATGGCGGCCAGCACGGCGAGACCGTTGGGGTCGCGCAGATCCAGCGGCACCACCACAAAGCCGCCTTGCGGCACCTTGGCCGCGGGCGCCACCGTGCCCAGCAGCACGCGCCCGTTCCACACCAGCACGTCGCGCCCGACCTGGAAGAACAAGCGAAGCGCCACCAGCGGGTGGCTGAAACGCACCGGCGTGGGCCGCAGCGAATGCGTGAGCCAGGGCACCAGCCAGCCCAGCAGCAGCGCCAACAGCCACTGGCCCGGACCGAGCGAGTTGTTGAGCAACAGCCACAAGGCCACCAGCGCCAGCGACAACAAGGGCGACGGGAACAGTCGGCGCATCACTTCAAGCCTCCGGGCACGGGCAAGCCCAGCCGATCGGCGTTGGTGGGCGTGGGCAAGGGTCGGGCGCTCAAGACGGCGTCGATGTAGAGGCGGGGCTGGTAGAGCGCGGCCGCCGTGGCTCGGGTGTAGCGCATCACCGCTTCGGCGCGCACGGTGAACAGCACGCACAGGCCAATCAGCAAGGCGATAGGCAGGTACTCCACCACGCGCAGCACCGGGGCCGGCCGGTCCACCGGCGCCCAGAAAAAACGCATGCCGGTGCGCGTCAGCGCCAGCAAGGCCAACAGGCCCGAGGTGATGATGGCGCCCATGAGCAACCAGCTCACCGGCGCCACGCTGTCCCCGGGCGCGTCCAGCAAGGTGGAGAGCATGGCGAACTTGCCGATGAAGCCGGAGAACGGAGGCAGGCCCGCCAGCAACAGCGTGCATGCGATGAAGGCCAGACCCAGCAGCGCGGTGGCGGCGGGAATGGCGCGGCCCACCAGCGGCATTTCGTCCTCGTCGAGGTTGGCGCCTTGCGACAGCTCCAGCTCGGCCATGGAAAACGGCAGGTGGTCCTCTTCGTCTTCGGGTGCCTGCTGGCGCATGCCTTCCGGTTGCCGCGAGCGGTCCATGAGCTCGGTCAACAGGAAAAACGCCGCCACCGCAAACGTGGACACGGGCAGGTAGTACAACGCGCTCGCCGTGACCTCGGGCCGCGCGAGCCCGAACACCGCCATGAGCGTGCCCGAAGAAACAACGACCGCGAACCCCGCCAGGCGCGCCGGGCGCTGCGCCGACATCATGCCGATGGCGCCCAGGGACAGCGTGGCCAGACCGCCCCACAGCAGCCACTGGCTGCCGAAGCCGGCCGAGTCGCCAGCGTCGTCGGAAAACAGCAGCGTCGACAGGCGCAGCAACACATACACACCCACCTTGGTGAGCAAGGCAAACACCGCGGCCGATGGCGCGCTGGCGCTTGCGTAGGCCGGCACCAGCCAGAAGTTCAGCGGCCACATGGCCGCCTTGGCGAGAAAGGCCACGCCCAGGATGGCGCAGCCCGCGTGCAGCAGGGCCCGGTCGGCGTCCGCCACCTCGGACATGCGCGCGGCCAGGTCGGCCATGTTGAGCGTGCCCGAGATGCCGTAGATGAGCGCCGCACCCACCAGGAACAACGACGACGCGGCGAGGTTGATGGCGATGTAGTGCAAGCCGGCCTTCACGCGCGCCGGCCCGGAGCCGTGCAGCAGCAAACCGTAAGACGCGGCGAGCATGACCTCGAAGAACACGAACAGGTTGAACAGGTCGCCGGTGAGGAAGGCACCGTTCAACCCCATGATCTGGATCTGGAACAGCGGGTGGAAATGTGCGCCCGCCTTGTGCCAGCGCGCCAGTGCGAACAGCAAGGCCATCAAGGCC is a genomic window of Hydrogenophaga sp. RAC07 containing:
- a CDS encoding helix-turn-helix domain-containing protein, with amino-acid sequence MDTSALPHRSAPPTSFGDHLRHWRQRRRFSQMDLAHVAEVSTRHLSCVETGRASPSREMVLRLVERLDVPLRERNAWLVAAGFAPMYRARPLQDPEMAPARAAVQRILACHEPWPALAMDRHWNLVMHNRLVPLLMAGAAPELLQGPVNVLRLSLHPQGLAPRIANLRQWREHLFERLRQQIRATGDTVLVALLEELKGYPEEPGSPPVDLPGEHPGVLMPFQFHTPHGVLQLVSTTTVFGSPVDITLQELAMETFFPADEATATALRGLLASASV
- a CDS encoding Na+/H+ antiporter subunit G, which gives rise to MSGNLAWWIEIPVALLLVLSGLFALAAGVGVVRFKTFFQRMHPPALAYSFAAWCVTLASIVYFSAQDDKLALRSWLIIIFLALTVPVTTILLARTELFRRRTAGGGGGDEVPPPLNHESAAPVPADEAR
- a CDS encoding K+/H+ antiporter subunit F, whose translation is MSPLLYGAIVFAQACFALAMGLALVRLLRGPSAQDRVLAMDLICTLAMLMMMVLAIRYRSSMYFEAALLIAVFGFIGSAAMAKFLLRGEVIE
- a CDS encoding Na+/H+ antiporter subunit E — its product is MMRRLFPSPLLSLALVALWLLLNNSLGPGQWLLALLLGWLVPWLTHSLRPTPVRFSHPLVALRLFFQVGRDVLVWNGRVLLGTVAPAAKVPQGGFVVVPLDLRDPNGLAVLAAIMCVIPGTIWSELALDRSALLVHMFDLDDAQAEIDLIKHRYERPLMEIFE
- a CDS encoding monovalent cation/H+ antiporter subunit D, translated to MRDLAQALMPHLMVAPVLLPLLAACLLMLVSERRHRTKATLGLLATAANLVVAVLLVVWVKAEDEPSAFGIYLPSNWDAPYGIALVLDRLSALMLVMTALVALMALLFALARWHKAGAHFHPLFQIQIMGLNGAFLTGDLFNLFVFFEVMLAASYGLLLHGSGPARVKAGLHYIAINLAASSLFLVGAALIYGISGTLNMADLAARMSEVADADRALLHAGCAILGVAFLAKAAMWPLNFWLVPAYASASAPSAAVFALLTKVGVYVLLRLSTLLFSDDAGDSAGFGSQWLLWGGLATLSLGAIGMMSAQRPARLAGFAVVVSSGTLMAVFGLARPEVTASALYYLPVSTFAVAAFFLLTELMDRSRQPEGMRQQAPEDEEDHLPFSMAELELSQGANLDEDEMPLVGRAIPAATALLGLAFIACTLLLAGLPPFSGFIGKFAMLSTLLDAPGDSVAPVSWLLMGAIITSGLLALLALTRTGMRFFWAPVDRPAPVLRVVEYLPIALLIGLCVLFTVRAEAVMRYTRATAAALYQPRLYIDAVLSARPLPTPTNADRLGLPVPGGLK